A single genomic interval of Gouania willdenowi chromosome 10, fGouWil2.1, whole genome shotgun sequence harbors:
- the tnip1 gene encoding TNFAIP3-interacting protein 1 isoform X7, with product MEGKGPYRIYDPGGSEIKAREEAIGGSSYRQLMEENSILRERMKGLKSLGDLLEESQSEASRLRQRVEELVRDNEALKSSSIAASICMGGSNLSDMHNKPCLHRIADQKDQQTNCLGKMLQAEKPNETFPEFEVVNMDGKTSDALIAGSVAGVIPLFPQENIELASQLKRLESSFSIFAEESNPNQLLAHLGRMAVEFHHLSSKVQKNEQRTSLLQTLCEQLRQENNELRKKMEEDHHIRNRDLEQLRQENQKLKELVTGGGGTAPTSSTAPTSDNETPEAKEEPVKEEAPSVRPKMEATTPQKIGKTSEKTPTKPCDVEVYEKKIKLLEKQRKDVLEVNKQWDIQWNSMKTQFEQKITDLRQRLADSQKTVLELEAEREQRQRDYDKKLLLAKSKIENVQGEKECLNSETTELKQKVRYLQDQLLPLSKQREYQEKEIQRLNRALEEALNLHSPSSSQQPPGQGNFTEAANNLKKQELLTQIAVLKEQVKIFEEDFRKERSDRERMNEEKEDLRRQVERLQGQITNLTNQLHQAQNECQRERTERCKLERLQMQHHKQVGPQGLEGWPVHFPPRMPNAAGAPAAAAAAPPPGFPWQMSFPQPRGVRAVGESSRPPPENADPSSTTTATAAAAAAAATTAAAAGGGGFGKRERQNIDPGKH from the exons ATGGAAGGAAAAGGTCCGTACCGCATCTATGATCCAGGTGGGAGTGAGATCAAGGCCAGAGAAGAGGCCATTGGTGGGAGCAGCTATCGGCAACTGATGGAGGAGAACAGTATTCTGAGAGAACGCATGAAGGGACTGAAGAGCTTAG GTGATTTGCTGGAGGAGTCCCAATCTGAGGCATCGAGGCTTCGGCAGCGAGTTGAAGAACTTGTTAGGGACAATGAAGCCCTCAAGTCATCCAGCATTGCTGCAAGTATATGTATGGGAGGATCCAATCTGAGTGACATGCATA ATAAACCCTGTTTACATCGCATTGCAGACCAGAAGGACCAGCAAACAAACTGTTTAGGGAAGATGCTGCAGGCTGAGAAGCCTAAT gAGACCTTCCCTGAGTTTGAGGTGGTGAATATGGACGGGAAAACTTCAGATGCCTTGATT GCTGGGTCAGTGGCAGGAGTGATCCCCCTTTTTCCTCAGGAGAACATCGAGCTGGCGAGCCAGCTGAAAAGACTGGAGAGCTCCTTCAGCATATTTGCAGAAGAGTCCAACCCCAACCAGTTGCTAGCTCACCTCGGCCGCATGGCTGTGGAGTTCCACCATCTTTCTTCAAAGGTCCAAAAGAATGAGCAGAGAACGTCCCTTCTACAG ACTCTCTGTGAGCAACTTCGACAAGAAAACAACGAGCTACGGAAAAAAATGGAAGAGGACCATCATATCAGGAATCGAGACTTGGAACAGCTCAG GCAAGAGAATCAGAAACTTAAGGAGCTAgtaacaggaggaggaggaacagcGCCTACCTCGTCCACTGCACCGACCTCTGACAATGAAACTCCTGAAGCCAAAGAAGAGCCTGTGAAGGAGGAAGCCCCCTCAGTGCGGCCCAAAATGGAAGCCACCACGCCACAGAAG ATTGGAAAGACGTCAGAGAAAACCCCAACTAAACCATGTGATGTCGAGGTATATGAAAAGAAGATCAAACTTTTGGAGAAGCAGAGAAAGGAT GTATTGGAGGTGAACAAGCAATGGGACATTCAGTGGAACTCTATGAAGACACAGTTTGAGCAGAAG ATCACAGACCTCCGACAGCGGCTGGCTGACTCCCAAAAAACTGTGCTTGAGCTCGAGGCTGAACGAGAGCAGAGGCAGCGCGACTATGACAAGAAGCTATTGCTAGCAAAGTCTAAGATTGAAAATGTCCAG ggcgAAAAGGAGTGTTTAAACTCTGAAACCACAGAACTGAAGCAGAAGGTTCGCTACCTGCAGGATCAGCTGCTGCCACTCAGCAAACAGAGAGAGTACCAGGAAAAGGAGATCCAACGTCTCAACagg GCTTTGGAGGAGGCCTTAAACCTGCACTCCCCCTCATCTTCCCAACAACCCCCTGGGCAGGGTAACTTTACAGAAGCAGCCAATAACTTGAAGAAACAGGAGCTGCTCACTCAAATAGCTGTTTTAAAAGAACAG GTAAAAATATTTGAGGAGGACTTCAGGAAAGAACGGAGCGACCGAGAACGAATGAATGAAGAAAAGGAGGACTTGAGGCGACAAGTGGAGAGACTCCAGGGTCAGATCACCAATTTGACCAATCAG CTTCATCAAGCACAGAACGAGTGCCAGAGAGAGCGCACAGAGAGATGTAAACTGGAGCGACTGCAGATGCAGCATCACAAACAG GTGGGACCGCAGGGCCTCGAGGGTTGGCCCGTACATTTTCCTCCCCGGATGCCCAATGCAGCAGGCGCCCCAGCCGCAGCCGCCGCAGCTCCACCCCCG GGTTTTCCTTGGCAGATGTCATTTCCTCAGCCGAGAGGTGTGAGAGCAGTGGGAGAGAGTTCACGACCGCCGCCAGAAAATGCAG ATCCATcgtcaacaacaacagcaacagcgGCGGCGGCGGCGGCAGCGGCGACCACAGCGGCAGCAGCTGGAGGAGGAGGGTTCGGAAAAAGGGAGCGACAGAACATCGACCCTGGAAAGCACTAA
- the tnip1 gene encoding TNFAIP3-interacting protein 1 isoform X8, translating into MEGKGPYRIYDPGGSEIKAREEAIGGSSYRQLMEENSILRERMKGLKSLGDLLEESQSEASRLRQRVEELVRDNEALKSSSIAASICMGGSNLSDMHNKPCLHRIADQKDQQTNCLGKMLQAEKPNETFPEFEVVNMDGKTSDALIAGSVAGVIPLFPQENIELASQLKRLESSFSIFAEESNPNQLLAHLGRMAVEFHHLSSKVQKNEQRTSLLQTLCEQLRQENNELRKKMEEDHHIRNRDLEQLRQENQKLKELVTGGGGTAPTSSTAPTSDNETPEAKEEPVKEEAPSVRPKMEATTPQKIGKTSEKTPTKPCDVEVYEKKIKLLEKQRKDVLEVNKQWDIQWNSMKTQFEQKITDLRQRLADSQKTVLELEAEREQRQRDYDKKLLLAKSKIENVQGEKECLNSETTELKQKVRYLQDQLLPLSKQREYQEKEIQRLNRALEEALNLHSPSSSQQPPGQGNFTEAANNLKKQELLTQIAVLKEQVKIFEEDFRKERSDRERMNEEKEDLRRQVERLQGQITNLTNQLHQAQNECQRERTERCKLERLQMQHHKQVGPQGLEGWPVHFPPRMPNAAGAPAAAAAAPPPMSFPQPRGVRAVGESSRPPPENADPSSTTTATAAAAAAAATTAAAAGGGGFGKRERQNIDPGKH; encoded by the exons ATGGAAGGAAAAGGTCCGTACCGCATCTATGATCCAGGTGGGAGTGAGATCAAGGCCAGAGAAGAGGCCATTGGTGGGAGCAGCTATCGGCAACTGATGGAGGAGAACAGTATTCTGAGAGAACGCATGAAGGGACTGAAGAGCTTAG GTGATTTGCTGGAGGAGTCCCAATCTGAGGCATCGAGGCTTCGGCAGCGAGTTGAAGAACTTGTTAGGGACAATGAAGCCCTCAAGTCATCCAGCATTGCTGCAAGTATATGTATGGGAGGATCCAATCTGAGTGACATGCATA ATAAACCCTGTTTACATCGCATTGCAGACCAGAAGGACCAGCAAACAAACTGTTTAGGGAAGATGCTGCAGGCTGAGAAGCCTAAT gAGACCTTCCCTGAGTTTGAGGTGGTGAATATGGACGGGAAAACTTCAGATGCCTTGATT GCTGGGTCAGTGGCAGGAGTGATCCCCCTTTTTCCTCAGGAGAACATCGAGCTGGCGAGCCAGCTGAAAAGACTGGAGAGCTCCTTCAGCATATTTGCAGAAGAGTCCAACCCCAACCAGTTGCTAGCTCACCTCGGCCGCATGGCTGTGGAGTTCCACCATCTTTCTTCAAAGGTCCAAAAGAATGAGCAGAGAACGTCCCTTCTACAG ACTCTCTGTGAGCAACTTCGACAAGAAAACAACGAGCTACGGAAAAAAATGGAAGAGGACCATCATATCAGGAATCGAGACTTGGAACAGCTCAG GCAAGAGAATCAGAAACTTAAGGAGCTAgtaacaggaggaggaggaacagcGCCTACCTCGTCCACTGCACCGACCTCTGACAATGAAACTCCTGAAGCCAAAGAAGAGCCTGTGAAGGAGGAAGCCCCCTCAGTGCGGCCCAAAATGGAAGCCACCACGCCACAGAAG ATTGGAAAGACGTCAGAGAAAACCCCAACTAAACCATGTGATGTCGAGGTATATGAAAAGAAGATCAAACTTTTGGAGAAGCAGAGAAAGGAT GTATTGGAGGTGAACAAGCAATGGGACATTCAGTGGAACTCTATGAAGACACAGTTTGAGCAGAAG ATCACAGACCTCCGACAGCGGCTGGCTGACTCCCAAAAAACTGTGCTTGAGCTCGAGGCTGAACGAGAGCAGAGGCAGCGCGACTATGACAAGAAGCTATTGCTAGCAAAGTCTAAGATTGAAAATGTCCAG ggcgAAAAGGAGTGTTTAAACTCTGAAACCACAGAACTGAAGCAGAAGGTTCGCTACCTGCAGGATCAGCTGCTGCCACTCAGCAAACAGAGAGAGTACCAGGAAAAGGAGATCCAACGTCTCAACagg GCTTTGGAGGAGGCCTTAAACCTGCACTCCCCCTCATCTTCCCAACAACCCCCTGGGCAGGGTAACTTTACAGAAGCAGCCAATAACTTGAAGAAACAGGAGCTGCTCACTCAAATAGCTGTTTTAAAAGAACAG GTAAAAATATTTGAGGAGGACTTCAGGAAAGAACGGAGCGACCGAGAACGAATGAATGAAGAAAAGGAGGACTTGAGGCGACAAGTGGAGAGACTCCAGGGTCAGATCACCAATTTGACCAATCAG CTTCATCAAGCACAGAACGAGTGCCAGAGAGAGCGCACAGAGAGATGTAAACTGGAGCGACTGCAGATGCAGCATCACAAACAG GTGGGACCGCAGGGCCTCGAGGGTTGGCCCGTACATTTTCCTCCCCGGATGCCCAATGCAGCAGGCGCCCCAGCCGCAGCCGCCGCAGCTCCACCCCCG ATGTCATTTCCTCAGCCGAGAGGTGTGAGAGCAGTGGGAGAGAGTTCACGACCGCCGCCAGAAAATGCAG ATCCATcgtcaacaacaacagcaacagcgGCGGCGGCGGCGGCAGCGGCGACCACAGCGGCAGCAGCTGGAGGAGGAGGGTTCGGAAAAAGGGAGCGACAGAACATCGACCCTGGAAAGCACTAA
- the tnip1 gene encoding TNFAIP3-interacting protein 1 isoform X9 has protein sequence MEGKGPYRIYDPGGSEIKAREEAIGGSSYRQLMEENSILRERMKGLKSLGDLLEESQSEASRLRQRVEELVRDNEALKSSSIAASICMGGSNLSDMHNKPCLHRIADQKDQQTNCLGKMLQAEKPNETFPEFEVVNMDGKTSDALIAGSVAGVIPLFPQENIELASQLKRLESSFSIFAEESNPNQLLAHLGRMAVEFHHLSSKVQKNEQRTSLLQTLCEQLRQENNELRKKMEEDHHIRNRDLEQLRQENQKLKELVTGGGGTAPTSSTAPTSDNETPEAKEEPVKEEAPSVRPKMEATTPQKIGKTSEKTPTKPCDVEVYEKKIKLLEKQRKDVLEVNKQWDIQWNSMKTQFEQKITDLRQRLADSQKTVLELEAEREQRQRDYDKKLLLAKSKIENVQGEKECLNSETTELKQKVRYLQDQLLPLSKQREYQEKEIQRLNRALEEALNLHSPSSSQQPPGQGNFTEAANNLKKQELLTQIAVLKEQVKIFEEDFRKERSDRERMNEEKEDLRRQVERLQGQITNLTNQLHQAQNECQRERTERCKLERLQMQHHKQGFPWQMSFPQPRGVRAVGESSRPPPENADPSSTTTATAAAAAAAATTAAAAGGGGFGKRERQNIDPGKH, from the exons ATGGAAGGAAAAGGTCCGTACCGCATCTATGATCCAGGTGGGAGTGAGATCAAGGCCAGAGAAGAGGCCATTGGTGGGAGCAGCTATCGGCAACTGATGGAGGAGAACAGTATTCTGAGAGAACGCATGAAGGGACTGAAGAGCTTAG GTGATTTGCTGGAGGAGTCCCAATCTGAGGCATCGAGGCTTCGGCAGCGAGTTGAAGAACTTGTTAGGGACAATGAAGCCCTCAAGTCATCCAGCATTGCTGCAAGTATATGTATGGGAGGATCCAATCTGAGTGACATGCATA ATAAACCCTGTTTACATCGCATTGCAGACCAGAAGGACCAGCAAACAAACTGTTTAGGGAAGATGCTGCAGGCTGAGAAGCCTAAT gAGACCTTCCCTGAGTTTGAGGTGGTGAATATGGACGGGAAAACTTCAGATGCCTTGATT GCTGGGTCAGTGGCAGGAGTGATCCCCCTTTTTCCTCAGGAGAACATCGAGCTGGCGAGCCAGCTGAAAAGACTGGAGAGCTCCTTCAGCATATTTGCAGAAGAGTCCAACCCCAACCAGTTGCTAGCTCACCTCGGCCGCATGGCTGTGGAGTTCCACCATCTTTCTTCAAAGGTCCAAAAGAATGAGCAGAGAACGTCCCTTCTACAG ACTCTCTGTGAGCAACTTCGACAAGAAAACAACGAGCTACGGAAAAAAATGGAAGAGGACCATCATATCAGGAATCGAGACTTGGAACAGCTCAG GCAAGAGAATCAGAAACTTAAGGAGCTAgtaacaggaggaggaggaacagcGCCTACCTCGTCCACTGCACCGACCTCTGACAATGAAACTCCTGAAGCCAAAGAAGAGCCTGTGAAGGAGGAAGCCCCCTCAGTGCGGCCCAAAATGGAAGCCACCACGCCACAGAAG ATTGGAAAGACGTCAGAGAAAACCCCAACTAAACCATGTGATGTCGAGGTATATGAAAAGAAGATCAAACTTTTGGAGAAGCAGAGAAAGGAT GTATTGGAGGTGAACAAGCAATGGGACATTCAGTGGAACTCTATGAAGACACAGTTTGAGCAGAAG ATCACAGACCTCCGACAGCGGCTGGCTGACTCCCAAAAAACTGTGCTTGAGCTCGAGGCTGAACGAGAGCAGAGGCAGCGCGACTATGACAAGAAGCTATTGCTAGCAAAGTCTAAGATTGAAAATGTCCAG ggcgAAAAGGAGTGTTTAAACTCTGAAACCACAGAACTGAAGCAGAAGGTTCGCTACCTGCAGGATCAGCTGCTGCCACTCAGCAAACAGAGAGAGTACCAGGAAAAGGAGATCCAACGTCTCAACagg GCTTTGGAGGAGGCCTTAAACCTGCACTCCCCCTCATCTTCCCAACAACCCCCTGGGCAGGGTAACTTTACAGAAGCAGCCAATAACTTGAAGAAACAGGAGCTGCTCACTCAAATAGCTGTTTTAAAAGAACAG GTAAAAATATTTGAGGAGGACTTCAGGAAAGAACGGAGCGACCGAGAACGAATGAATGAAGAAAAGGAGGACTTGAGGCGACAAGTGGAGAGACTCCAGGGTCAGATCACCAATTTGACCAATCAG CTTCATCAAGCACAGAACGAGTGCCAGAGAGAGCGCACAGAGAGATGTAAACTGGAGCGACTGCAGATGCAGCATCACAAACAG GGTTTTCCTTGGCAGATGTCATTTCCTCAGCCGAGAGGTGTGAGAGCAGTGGGAGAGAGTTCACGACCGCCGCCAGAAAATGCAG ATCCATcgtcaacaacaacagcaacagcgGCGGCGGCGGCGGCAGCGGCGACCACAGCGGCAGCAGCTGGAGGAGGAGGGTTCGGAAAAAGGGAGCGACAGAACATCGACCCTGGAAAGCACTAA
- the tnip1 gene encoding TNFAIP3-interacting protein 1 isoform X10 — MEGKGPYRIYDPGGSEIKAREEAIGGSSYRQLMEENSILRERMKGLKSLGDLLEESQSEASRLRQRVEELVRDNEALKSSSIAASICMGGSNLSDMHNKPCLHRIADQKDQQTNCLGKMLQAEKPNETFPEFEVVNMDGKTSDALIAGSVAGVIPLFPQENIELASQLKRLESSFSIFAEESNPNQLLAHLGRMAVEFHHLSSKVQKNEQRTSLLQTLCEQLRQENNELRKKMEEDHHIRNRDLEQLRQENQKLKELVTGGGGTAPTSSTAPTSDNETPEAKEEPVKEEAPSVRPKMEATTPQKIGKTSEKTPTKPCDVEVYEKKIKLLEKQRKDVLEVNKQWDIQWNSMKTQFEQKITDLRQRLADSQKTVLELEAEREQRQRDYDKKLLLAKSKIENVQGEKECLNSETTELKQKVRYLQDQLLPLSKQREYQEKEIQRLNRALEEALNLHSPSSSQQPPGQGNFTEAANNLKKQELLTQIAVLKEQVKIFEEDFRKERSDRERMNEEKEDLRRQVERLQGQITNLTNQLHQAQNECQRERTERCKLERLQMQHHKQMSFPQPRGVRAVGESSRPPPENADPSSTTTATAAAAAAAATTAAAAGGGGFGKRERQNIDPGKH; from the exons ATGGAAGGAAAAGGTCCGTACCGCATCTATGATCCAGGTGGGAGTGAGATCAAGGCCAGAGAAGAGGCCATTGGTGGGAGCAGCTATCGGCAACTGATGGAGGAGAACAGTATTCTGAGAGAACGCATGAAGGGACTGAAGAGCTTAG GTGATTTGCTGGAGGAGTCCCAATCTGAGGCATCGAGGCTTCGGCAGCGAGTTGAAGAACTTGTTAGGGACAATGAAGCCCTCAAGTCATCCAGCATTGCTGCAAGTATATGTATGGGAGGATCCAATCTGAGTGACATGCATA ATAAACCCTGTTTACATCGCATTGCAGACCAGAAGGACCAGCAAACAAACTGTTTAGGGAAGATGCTGCAGGCTGAGAAGCCTAAT gAGACCTTCCCTGAGTTTGAGGTGGTGAATATGGACGGGAAAACTTCAGATGCCTTGATT GCTGGGTCAGTGGCAGGAGTGATCCCCCTTTTTCCTCAGGAGAACATCGAGCTGGCGAGCCAGCTGAAAAGACTGGAGAGCTCCTTCAGCATATTTGCAGAAGAGTCCAACCCCAACCAGTTGCTAGCTCACCTCGGCCGCATGGCTGTGGAGTTCCACCATCTTTCTTCAAAGGTCCAAAAGAATGAGCAGAGAACGTCCCTTCTACAG ACTCTCTGTGAGCAACTTCGACAAGAAAACAACGAGCTACGGAAAAAAATGGAAGAGGACCATCATATCAGGAATCGAGACTTGGAACAGCTCAG GCAAGAGAATCAGAAACTTAAGGAGCTAgtaacaggaggaggaggaacagcGCCTACCTCGTCCACTGCACCGACCTCTGACAATGAAACTCCTGAAGCCAAAGAAGAGCCTGTGAAGGAGGAAGCCCCCTCAGTGCGGCCCAAAATGGAAGCCACCACGCCACAGAAG ATTGGAAAGACGTCAGAGAAAACCCCAACTAAACCATGTGATGTCGAGGTATATGAAAAGAAGATCAAACTTTTGGAGAAGCAGAGAAAGGAT GTATTGGAGGTGAACAAGCAATGGGACATTCAGTGGAACTCTATGAAGACACAGTTTGAGCAGAAG ATCACAGACCTCCGACAGCGGCTGGCTGACTCCCAAAAAACTGTGCTTGAGCTCGAGGCTGAACGAGAGCAGAGGCAGCGCGACTATGACAAGAAGCTATTGCTAGCAAAGTCTAAGATTGAAAATGTCCAG ggcgAAAAGGAGTGTTTAAACTCTGAAACCACAGAACTGAAGCAGAAGGTTCGCTACCTGCAGGATCAGCTGCTGCCACTCAGCAAACAGAGAGAGTACCAGGAAAAGGAGATCCAACGTCTCAACagg GCTTTGGAGGAGGCCTTAAACCTGCACTCCCCCTCATCTTCCCAACAACCCCCTGGGCAGGGTAACTTTACAGAAGCAGCCAATAACTTGAAGAAACAGGAGCTGCTCACTCAAATAGCTGTTTTAAAAGAACAG GTAAAAATATTTGAGGAGGACTTCAGGAAAGAACGGAGCGACCGAGAACGAATGAATGAAGAAAAGGAGGACTTGAGGCGACAAGTGGAGAGACTCCAGGGTCAGATCACCAATTTGACCAATCAG CTTCATCAAGCACAGAACGAGTGCCAGAGAGAGCGCACAGAGAGATGTAAACTGGAGCGACTGCAGATGCAGCATCACAAACAG ATGTCATTTCCTCAGCCGAGAGGTGTGAGAGCAGTGGGAGAGAGTTCACGACCGCCGCCAGAAAATGCAG ATCCATcgtcaacaacaacagcaacagcgGCGGCGGCGGCGGCAGCGGCGACCACAGCGGCAGCAGCTGGAGGAGGAGGGTTCGGAAAAAGGGAGCGACAGAACATCGACCCTGGAAAGCACTAA
- the tnip1 gene encoding TNFAIP3-interacting protein 1 isoform X1, whose amino-acid sequence MEGKGPYRIYDPGGSEIKAREEAIGGSSYRQLMEENSILRERMKGLKSLGDLLEESQSEASRLRQRVEELVRDNEALKSSSIAASICMGGSNLSDMHNKPCLHRIADQKDQQTNCLGKMLQAEKPNETFPEFEVVNMDGKTSDALIAGSVAGVIPLFPQENIELASQLKRLESSFSIFAEESNPNQLLAHLGRMAVEFHHLSSKVQKNEQRTSLLQTLCEQLRQENNELRKKMEEDHHIRNRDLEQLRQENQKLKELVTGGGGTAPTSSTAPTSDNETPEAKEEPVKEEAPSVRPKMEATTPQKIGKTSEKTPTKPCDVEVYEKKIKLLEKQRKDVLEVNKQWDIQWNSMKTQFEQKITDLRQRLADSQKTVLELEAEREQRQRDYDKKLLLAKSKIENVQGEKECLNSETTELKQKVRYLQDQLLPLSKQREYQEKEIQRLNRALEEALNLHSPSSSQQPPGQGNFTEAANNLKKQELLTQIAVLKEQVKIFEEDFRKERSDRERMNEEKEDLRRQVERLQGQITNLTNQLHQAQNECQRERTERCKLERLQMQHHKQGQHQGRHTSDPTSGSVNGPLSPPYCGPFVQVGPQGLEGWPVHFPPRMPNAAGAPAAAAAAPPPVRDFQPVTPGFPWQMSFPQPRGVRAVGESSRPPPENADPSSTTTATAAAAAAAATTAAAAGGGGFGKRERQNIDPGKH is encoded by the exons ATGGAAGGAAAAGGTCCGTACCGCATCTATGATCCAGGTGGGAGTGAGATCAAGGCCAGAGAAGAGGCCATTGGTGGGAGCAGCTATCGGCAACTGATGGAGGAGAACAGTATTCTGAGAGAACGCATGAAGGGACTGAAGAGCTTAG GTGATTTGCTGGAGGAGTCCCAATCTGAGGCATCGAGGCTTCGGCAGCGAGTTGAAGAACTTGTTAGGGACAATGAAGCCCTCAAGTCATCCAGCATTGCTGCAAGTATATGTATGGGAGGATCCAATCTGAGTGACATGCATA ATAAACCCTGTTTACATCGCATTGCAGACCAGAAGGACCAGCAAACAAACTGTTTAGGGAAGATGCTGCAGGCTGAGAAGCCTAAT gAGACCTTCCCTGAGTTTGAGGTGGTGAATATGGACGGGAAAACTTCAGATGCCTTGATT GCTGGGTCAGTGGCAGGAGTGATCCCCCTTTTTCCTCAGGAGAACATCGAGCTGGCGAGCCAGCTGAAAAGACTGGAGAGCTCCTTCAGCATATTTGCAGAAGAGTCCAACCCCAACCAGTTGCTAGCTCACCTCGGCCGCATGGCTGTGGAGTTCCACCATCTTTCTTCAAAGGTCCAAAAGAATGAGCAGAGAACGTCCCTTCTACAG ACTCTCTGTGAGCAACTTCGACAAGAAAACAACGAGCTACGGAAAAAAATGGAAGAGGACCATCATATCAGGAATCGAGACTTGGAACAGCTCAG GCAAGAGAATCAGAAACTTAAGGAGCTAgtaacaggaggaggaggaacagcGCCTACCTCGTCCACTGCACCGACCTCTGACAATGAAACTCCTGAAGCCAAAGAAGAGCCTGTGAAGGAGGAAGCCCCCTCAGTGCGGCCCAAAATGGAAGCCACCACGCCACAGAAG ATTGGAAAGACGTCAGAGAAAACCCCAACTAAACCATGTGATGTCGAGGTATATGAAAAGAAGATCAAACTTTTGGAGAAGCAGAGAAAGGAT GTATTGGAGGTGAACAAGCAATGGGACATTCAGTGGAACTCTATGAAGACACAGTTTGAGCAGAAG ATCACAGACCTCCGACAGCGGCTGGCTGACTCCCAAAAAACTGTGCTTGAGCTCGAGGCTGAACGAGAGCAGAGGCAGCGCGACTATGACAAGAAGCTATTGCTAGCAAAGTCTAAGATTGAAAATGTCCAG ggcgAAAAGGAGTGTTTAAACTCTGAAACCACAGAACTGAAGCAGAAGGTTCGCTACCTGCAGGATCAGCTGCTGCCACTCAGCAAACAGAGAGAGTACCAGGAAAAGGAGATCCAACGTCTCAACagg GCTTTGGAGGAGGCCTTAAACCTGCACTCCCCCTCATCTTCCCAACAACCCCCTGGGCAGGGTAACTTTACAGAAGCAGCCAATAACTTGAAGAAACAGGAGCTGCTCACTCAAATAGCTGTTTTAAAAGAACAG GTAAAAATATTTGAGGAGGACTTCAGGAAAGAACGGAGCGACCGAGAACGAATGAATGAAGAAAAGGAGGACTTGAGGCGACAAGTGGAGAGACTCCAGGGTCAGATCACCAATTTGACCAATCAG CTTCATCAAGCACAGAACGAGTGCCAGAGAGAGCGCACAGAGAGATGTAAACTGGAGCGACTGCAGATGCAGCATCACAAACAG GGGCAGCATCAGGGAAGACATACCTCAGACCCCACGTCAGGCTCGGTGAATGGCCCGCTGAGCCCTCCCTACTGTGGTCCCTTTGTGCAGGTGGGACCGCAGGGCCTCGAGGGTTGGCCCGTACATTTTCCTCCCCGGATGCCCAATGCAGCAGGCGCCCCAGCCGCAGCCGCCGCAGCTCCACCCCCGGTACGAGACTTCCAGCCTGTTACCCCG GGTTTTCCTTGGCAGATGTCATTTCCTCAGCCGAGAGGTGTGAGAGCAGTGGGAGAGAGTTCACGACCGCCGCCAGAAAATGCAG ATCCATcgtcaacaacaacagcaacagcgGCGGCGGCGGCGGCAGCGGCGACCACAGCGGCAGCAGCTGGAGGAGGAGGGTTCGGAAAAAGGGAGCGACAGAACATCGACCCTGGAAAGCACTAA